A stretch of the Streptosporangium sp. NBC_01755 genome encodes the following:
- a CDS encoding SDR family oxidoreductase, whose translation MTTDARPLAGKVALVAGGTRGGGRGIAVELGAAGATVYVTGRSSTGGRSDLDRPETIEQTAEKVTAAGGLGIPARTDHSRPDEVQALVDKIAAEQDGQLDILVNSVWGGDPLTDWEHPLWEQDLDTGLRLLRQAVETHLITSRFALPLMVARKNGLVVEVTDGNTARYRGTFFYDLAKSAVIRLAVAQAAELKPHGVAAVAITPGFLRSEALLEHFGVTEANWRDGAAQDPNFAHSETPVYLGRAVAALAADPDIMAKTGRALATWGLYQEYGFTDADGTQPDFAAHWAKNLEEQYGPLGDPL comes from the coding sequence ATGACGACTGACGCACGCCCGCTGGCCGGAAAGGTGGCTCTGGTCGCCGGCGGTACCCGGGGCGGCGGACGGGGCATCGCCGTCGAGCTCGGCGCCGCCGGCGCGACGGTGTACGTCACCGGTCGCAGCAGCACCGGTGGGCGCTCCGACCTGGACCGCCCGGAAACCATCGAGCAGACCGCCGAGAAGGTCACCGCCGCAGGCGGCCTGGGCATTCCCGCCCGAACCGACCACAGCCGTCCCGACGAGGTCCAGGCCCTCGTTGACAAGATCGCCGCAGAACAGGACGGACAGCTCGACATCCTGGTCAACTCCGTATGGGGCGGAGACCCGCTGACCGACTGGGAACACCCTTTGTGGGAGCAGGATCTGGACACCGGTCTACGGCTGCTTCGACAGGCGGTGGAGACCCACCTCATCACCAGCCGGTTCGCGCTTCCCCTCATGGTCGCCCGCAAGAACGGTCTGGTCGTGGAGGTCACCGACGGCAACACCGCCCGCTACCGCGGCACGTTCTTCTACGACCTGGCGAAGTCCGCAGTCATCCGCCTCGCCGTCGCCCAGGCCGCCGAGCTCAAGCCCCATGGCGTCGCGGCCGTGGCCATCACGCCTGGCTTCCTACGCTCGGAGGCCCTGCTGGAACACTTCGGTGTCACCGAGGCCAACTGGCGCGACGGCGCGGCCCAGGACCCGAACTTCGCCCACTCCGAGACCCCTGTCTACCTCGGCCGGGCCGTCGCCGCACTGGCCGCCGACCCCGACATCATGGCCAAGACCGGACGGGCCCTGGCCACCTGGGGCCTGTACCAGGAGTACGGCTTCACCGATGCCGACGGCACACAACCGGACTTCGCCGCCCACTGGGCCAAGAACCTGGAAGAGCAGTACGGACCCCTCGGAGACCCGCTGTAA
- a CDS encoding GtrA family protein: MPGPLPALALKHRELLKFAVVGGTAFLVDNTVFYGLKLTILEPKPVTAKVVAVLVATIVSYVLNREWSFRTRGGRERHHEAALFFLVSGVGLVLSSVPLWISRYVFLLETPDVSLVTQEIADFMSAQVIGTLIAMVFRFWAFRKWVFPDEEAHPGRVRPAPAPKPKDEAA, from the coding sequence TTGCCAGGTCCGCTGCCCGCCCTTGCGCTGAAGCACCGTGAGCTGCTGAAGTTCGCGGTGGTGGGTGGAACAGCGTTCCTGGTGGACAACACGGTGTTTTATGGGCTGAAACTAACTATTCTGGAACCGAAGCCGGTGACTGCGAAGGTCGTCGCGGTACTCGTGGCGACGATCGTGTCCTATGTGCTGAACCGTGAATGGTCGTTCCGGACCCGGGGCGGTCGCGAGCGCCATCACGAGGCGGCGCTGTTCTTCCTGGTCAGTGGCGTCGGCCTGGTGCTCAGCTCCGTGCCGCTATGGATCTCCCGGTACGTGTTCCTGCTGGAGACCCCGGACGTGAGCCTGGTCACCCAGGAGATCGCCGACTTCATGAGCGCGCAGGTCATTGGCACGCTGATCGCCATGGTCTTCCGTTTCTGGGCGTTCCGGAAGTGGGTCTTCCCCGACGAGGAGGCCCACCCCGGCCGCGTGCGGCCGGCTCCAGCTCCCAAGCCCAAGGACGAGGCGGCCTGA
- a CDS encoding SRPBCC family protein, translated as MAMRFEHEFTVPVPVEQAWPVLLDVERVGPCLPGATVDEVEDDSFTGRMKVKVGPITVTYQGRASFEKVDEDTHSMTIKASGKEARGSGTAGATVVARLHPEGRNTRVTVDTSFNVTGRPAQFGRGVMSEVGEKLIDRFAANLSLLLGEGPTVETAAEAPSGTPGVGGWSAPSQPGPADEVPVVSAASGPGPATPAGQEELSGAGAGPTSGASGRHLSAVPTPPGLVVDEKSGSRQSHPAGTSRTSLSPDEEAMNLLEVAGLPLLKRAAPLLVALVGLALTAWLIRRTLRRKRQ; from the coding sequence ATGGCGATGCGGTTCGAGCACGAGTTCACGGTTCCCGTGCCTGTCGAGCAGGCGTGGCCGGTGCTGCTCGACGTCGAGCGGGTCGGCCCCTGCCTGCCCGGTGCCACCGTGGACGAGGTCGAGGACGACTCCTTCACCGGCAGGATGAAGGTCAAGGTCGGGCCGATCACGGTGACCTATCAGGGCCGGGCCTCCTTCGAGAAGGTGGACGAGGACACCCACTCCATGACCATCAAGGCCTCCGGCAAGGAGGCCAGGGGCTCGGGCACCGCCGGTGCCACGGTCGTCGCGCGCCTGCACCCCGAGGGACGGAACACCAGGGTCACCGTCGACACCTCCTTCAACGTGACCGGCCGCCCGGCCCAGTTCGGCCGGGGTGTGATGTCCGAGGTCGGCGAGAAGCTGATCGACAGGTTCGCGGCCAACCTCTCCCTGCTGCTGGGCGAGGGCCCCACCGTGGAAACCGCCGCCGAGGCCCCTTCCGGGACGCCGGGCGTGGGCGGCTGGAGTGCTCCCTCCCAGCCTGGCCCGGCCGACGAGGTTCCAGTGGTCTCGGCGGCCTCGGGCCCCGGCCCCGCGACCCCGGCCGGCCAGGAGGAGCTGAGCGGGGCAGGAGCGGGTCCGACATCGGGCGCGTCCGGGCGGCATCTCAGCGCGGTGCCGACACCGCCCGGCCTCGTCGTCGACGAGAAGTCCGGGTCCCGCCAGAGCCACCCGGCGGGCACCTCGCGCACCTCGCTCAGCCCCGACGAGGAGGCCATGAATCTCCTGGAGGTGGCGGGCCTGCCGCTGCTCAAGCGCGCCGCCCCGCTGCTCGTCGCCCTGGTGGGCCTCGCCCTGACCGCCTGGCTGATCCGCCGCACCCTCCGCCGGAAGCGTCAGTAA
- a CDS encoding FAD binding domain-containing protein, which produces MIPASFDYVRPSSVEEACQVLGEAAAAGDDVKVLAGGQSLLPLLRLRLAYPSALVDLGRLPGLRGVEDRGDHVFVGALTTHDEVLRSGVIRERVPLLALATATVADPAVRHRGTFGGSMAHADPAGDLPAVALALDCVFVVRSVDGEREIPAADFFVDYLEPALEPGEVLIGARVPVLGPGWGFHYEKFHRTAQAWAIVGVAAAVRRSGGAVEEARIALTNMGPTPVRASAVETALRGVDLAPTGSNGTDPVAEACAEADDGTSPPADLHARPDYRRHLARVLTRRAVRAASG; this is translated from the coding sequence ATGATCCCCGCGTCGTTCGACTACGTCAGGCCCTCCTCGGTGGAGGAGGCGTGCCAGGTGCTCGGCGAGGCCGCGGCCGCCGGCGACGACGTCAAGGTGCTGGCCGGGGGCCAGTCGCTGCTACCGCTGCTGCGGCTGCGCCTGGCCTACCCGTCGGCGCTGGTGGACCTCGGGCGCCTGCCCGGGCTGCGCGGCGTCGAGGACCGGGGCGACCACGTGTTCGTCGGCGCGCTGACCACCCACGACGAGGTGCTGCGCTCCGGGGTGATCAGGGAGCGGGTCCCGCTGCTCGCGCTGGCGACGGCCACGGTGGCCGACCCCGCCGTACGGCACCGTGGCACGTTCGGCGGCTCCATGGCCCACGCCGACCCCGCGGGGGACCTGCCGGCCGTGGCCCTGGCGCTCGACTGCGTCTTCGTCGTCCGCTCCGTCGACGGCGAGCGGGAGATCCCCGCCGCGGACTTCTTCGTCGACTACCTGGAGCCCGCGCTCGAACCCGGTGAGGTGCTGATCGGCGCCCGGGTGCCGGTACTCGGCCCCGGATGGGGTTTCCACTACGAGAAGTTCCACCGGACGGCGCAGGCGTGGGCGATCGTCGGCGTCGCGGCGGCCGTACGGCGGAGTGGCGGGGCCGTCGAGGAGGCCAGGATCGCGCTGACCAACATGGGCCCCACCCCGGTACGGGCGAGTGCGGTGGAGACGGCGCTGCGCGGGGTGGACCTCGCACCCACCGGTTCCAACGGCACCGACCCCGTCGCAGAGGCGTGCGCCGAGGCCGACGACGGCACCTCGCCTCCCGCGGACCTGCACGCCAGACCCGACTACCGCCGCCATCTGGCCCGGGTGCTGACCCGCAGGGCGGTCAGAGCCGCGAGCGGCTGA
- a CDS encoding xanthine dehydrogenase family protein molybdopterin-binding subunit yields MTEQLDAGLVGERIAESDRLNSPSAAHEVGRARRRKEDARLVTGRTTWTDNIQLPGMMYVAFLRSPMAHARITRVDTSAASGRPGVVAVYSGRDFADEQGSLPCAWPVSEDIVIPDHPPMAVDEVRYVGEAVACVVATDRYRAADALEAIEIDYEPLEAVLDMTEALAEGSPKVHEAGNQAFTWKFAGGDIEEAFRDAPVVIERTYVQQRLIPTAMEPRAVVATTDGDTFTLYSSTQVPHILRVMLALTTGIPEHKLRVIAPDVGGGFGSKLQVTAEEVLALLLARRLGRPVKWTESRSEGNLTVHHGRDQLQRISVAADRDGRVRGVKVDLLADMGAYLMLVTPGIPLLGAFMYNGIYKMDAYDFTCTGVFTTKMPTDAYRGAGRPEATFAIERAMEELAHELGMDPIELRRRNWITHEEFPYTTICGLTYDSGNYEAATERALTLLGYDKLRAEQADRRDRRDPVQLGIGVSTFTEMCGLAPSRVLGSLRYGAGGWEHASVRMLPTGKVEVITGSSPHGQGHETAWSQIVADALGVPFEDVSVLHGDTSVSHKGMDTYGSRSLVVGGVAVLAACEKVKDRAKDLAAHVLEASADDIEFTDGTFRVRGTEAGRTIQELALATFAAHDLPDGFEPSLDADATFDPDNFSFPHGTHLCAIEVDTETGASKIRAYVAVDDVGSVVNPLIVEGQVHGGIAQGIAQALFEEAVYDTEGNLLTTTMADYLIPSAADLPDFVTDRTETPATTNPLGVKGVGEAGTIASTPAVVNAIVDALRPYGVHDVRMPCTPERIWRTVTEADPAIWPGPGSGPAPAPAPAPASASASASASASASAGNDTTTEGGAR; encoded by the coding sequence ATGACCGAGCAGCTCGACGCCGGCCTGGTCGGTGAGCGGATCGCCGAGAGCGACCGGCTGAACAGCCCGTCCGCCGCCCACGAGGTCGGCAGGGCGCGCAGGCGCAAGGAGGACGCCCGGCTGGTCACCGGCCGGACCACCTGGACCGACAACATCCAGCTCCCCGGCATGATGTACGTGGCCTTCCTGCGCAGCCCGATGGCCCACGCCAGGATCACCCGCGTCGACACCTCGGCCGCGAGCGGCCGGCCGGGCGTGGTCGCCGTCTACAGCGGGCGCGACTTCGCCGACGAGCAGGGCAGCCTCCCCTGTGCCTGGCCGGTCAGCGAGGACATCGTCATCCCCGACCACCCGCCCATGGCGGTGGACGAGGTCCGCTATGTCGGCGAGGCGGTGGCCTGCGTGGTCGCCACCGACCGCTACCGGGCGGCCGACGCCCTGGAGGCGATCGAGATCGACTACGAGCCGCTGGAAGCGGTGCTCGACATGACCGAGGCGCTCGCCGAGGGGAGCCCCAAGGTCCACGAAGCCGGGAACCAGGCGTTCACCTGGAAGTTCGCCGGAGGCGACATCGAGGAGGCGTTCCGCGACGCCCCCGTGGTGATCGAGCGCACCTACGTGCAGCAGCGGCTCATCCCGACCGCCATGGAGCCTCGCGCGGTCGTGGCCACCACCGACGGCGACACCTTCACGCTCTACTCGTCCACCCAGGTCCCGCACATCCTGCGCGTCATGCTCGCGCTGACGACGGGCATCCCCGAGCACAAGCTGCGCGTGATCGCCCCCGACGTGGGCGGCGGCTTCGGTTCCAAGCTCCAGGTCACCGCCGAGGAGGTGCTCGCGCTGCTGCTGGCCCGCAGGCTGGGCAGGCCGGTGAAGTGGACCGAGTCCCGCTCCGAGGGCAACCTGACGGTGCACCACGGCCGCGACCAGCTCCAGCGGATCTCCGTCGCCGCCGACCGGGACGGGCGGGTGCGGGGCGTCAAGGTGGACCTGCTCGCCGACATGGGCGCCTACCTGATGCTGGTCACGCCGGGTATACCGCTGCTCGGCGCGTTCATGTACAACGGCATCTACAAGATGGACGCCTACGACTTCACCTGTACGGGCGTCTTCACCACCAAGATGCCGACCGACGCCTACCGGGGCGCGGGCCGCCCGGAGGCGACGTTCGCGATCGAGCGCGCGATGGAGGAGCTCGCCCACGAGCTGGGCATGGACCCCATCGAGCTGCGGCGCCGCAACTGGATCACCCACGAGGAGTTCCCGTACACCACGATCTGCGGGCTGACCTACGACTCGGGCAACTACGAGGCGGCGACCGAGCGGGCTCTGACCCTGCTCGGCTACGACAAACTCAGGGCCGAGCAGGCGGACCGGCGCGACCGGCGCGACCCGGTCCAGCTCGGCATCGGCGTCTCGACGTTCACCGAGATGTGCGGGCTGGCGCCCTCGCGGGTGCTCGGCAGCCTCCGCTACGGCGCGGGCGGCTGGGAGCACGCCTCGGTCAGGATGCTGCCCACCGGCAAGGTCGAGGTCATCACCGGCTCCTCACCGCACGGCCAGGGACACGAGACGGCCTGGAGCCAGATCGTCGCCGACGCGCTGGGCGTGCCGTTCGAGGACGTCTCCGTGCTGCACGGCGACACGTCCGTCTCGCACAAGGGCATGGACACCTACGGCTCCCGCTCCCTGGTGGTGGGCGGCGTCGCCGTGCTGGCCGCCTGCGAGAAGGTGAAGGACCGTGCCAAGGATCTCGCCGCGCACGTGCTTGAGGCCTCCGCCGACGACATCGAGTTCACCGACGGCACGTTCAGGGTCAGAGGCACCGAGGCGGGCAGGACCATCCAGGAGCTGGCACTGGCCACCTTCGCCGCGCACGACCTCCCCGACGGTTTCGAACCCTCGCTGGACGCCGACGCGACCTTCGACCCGGACAACTTCTCCTTCCCGCACGGCACCCACCTGTGCGCGATCGAGGTGGACACCGAGACCGGCGCCTCGAAGATCCGGGCCTACGTGGCGGTCGACGACGTGGGCTCCGTGGTGAACCCGCTGATCGTCGAGGGCCAGGTGCACGGCGGCATCGCCCAGGGCATCGCCCAGGCGCTGTTCGAGGAGGCGGTCTACGACACCGAGGGCAACCTGCTCACCACGACGATGGCCGACTACCTCATCCCTTCGGCGGCCGACCTGCCCGACTTCGTCACCGACCGCACCGAGACCCCGGCGACGACCAACCCGCTGGGCGTCAAGGGCGTCGGCGAGGCCGGGACGATCGCCTCCACCCCCGCCGTGGTCAACGCGATCGTCGACGCGCTGCGCCCGTACGGCGTGCACGACGTGCGGATGCCCTGCACCCCGGAGCGGATCTGGCGAACCGTCACCGAGGCGGACCCGGCGATCTGGCCGGGACCGGGATCGGGACCGGCACCGGCACCGGCACCGGCACCGGCATCGGCATCGGCATCGGCATCGGCATCGGCATCGGCATCGGCGGGGAACGACACGACCACCGAGGGGGGCGCGCGATGA
- a CDS encoding (2Fe-2S)-binding protein, with product MPRITVNVDGIAYEEEVEPRLLLVHLLRDRLGKTGTPIGCDTSNCGACTVMLDGRSAKSCSVLAVQADGSDIVTVEGLARGGEWHPMQQAFHEEHALQCGYCTPGMIMAAIDLLRDDPDPSEEAVREGLEGNLCRCTGYCNIVRAVRRGAAEMSRRSTSEQEVPTP from the coding sequence ATGCCCCGAATAACCGTCAACGTCGATGGAATCGCATACGAGGAGGAGGTCGAGCCGCGCCTCCTCCTCGTCCATCTGCTACGAGATCGACTCGGCAAGACCGGCACGCCCATCGGCTGTGACACCAGCAACTGCGGCGCCTGCACCGTGATGCTCGACGGCAGGAGCGCGAAGAGTTGTTCCGTGCTCGCCGTGCAGGCCGACGGGAGCGACATCGTCACGGTTGAGGGCCTGGCGCGGGGAGGCGAGTGGCATCCCATGCAGCAGGCCTTTCACGAAGAGCACGCCCTGCAGTGCGGGTACTGCACCCCCGGCATGATCATGGCCGCGATCGACCTGCTCAGGGACGATCCAGACCCGTCGGAGGAGGCGGTCCGCGAGGGACTGGAGGGCAACCTGTGCCGGTGCACGGGGTACTGCAACATCGTCAGGGCGGTGCGGCGCGGCGCGGCGGAGATGTCGCGGCGGAGCACATCCGAGCAGGAGGTGCCAACGCCATGA
- a CDS encoding nuclear transport factor 2 family protein — MFTEETARAKVQAAEDAWNTRDPERVSLAYTPDSVWRNRDEFLTGREEIREFLSRKWAREQDYRLRKNLWTFGGNRIAVRFQYEWHDADGQWWRSYGNELWEFADDGLMRRREASINDLRIDDADRRILGGRGPEELPLA; from the coding sequence ATGTTCACCGAGGAGACCGCCAGGGCGAAGGTCCAGGCCGCCGAGGACGCATGGAACACGCGTGACCCCGAGCGGGTCTCGCTCGCCTACACGCCCGACTCGGTCTGGCGCAACCGGGACGAGTTCCTCACCGGGCGCGAGGAGATCAGGGAGTTTCTGAGCCGCAAGTGGGCCAGGGAGCAGGACTACAGGCTCCGCAAGAATCTGTGGACGTTCGGCGGCAACCGCATCGCCGTACGGTTCCAGTACGAGTGGCACGACGCGGACGGTCAGTGGTGGCGCAGCTACGGAAACGAGCTGTGGGAGTTCGCCGACGACGGGCTGATGCGGCGTCGTGAGGCGAGTATCAACGACCTCAGAATCGACGATGCGGACCGCCGTATTCTCGGCGGCCGCGGACCGGAAGAACTTCCGTTGGCGTGA
- a CDS encoding pyridoxamine 5'-phosphate oxidase family protein, giving the protein MKHAGELAVQHKAGVRAVALGSARARPEVPAVAAEFLGRQRMLLIGALGRNGLPWATALTGPEGFAEAVDERTVVIKAVPGGHDPLAGLDEGEIGMLAIEPWSRRRMRVNGTVLRDGGRLVVRTEQTYANCPKYIQARDVVAEVTGPATGSSSATAFGDGDRAWIEGADTFFIATSAPGLGADLSHRGGNPGFVRVMGDRRLVWPDYVGNSMYMTLGNLELDERCGLLFLDWENGDALHLTGRARVDWDPGGVPGAQRLVGFELDRIIRVQGAGPLRWRLGEYSRHNPPAHAALTAGFGLTAGPGRGEGP; this is encoded by the coding sequence ATGAAGCACGCCGGAGAGCTCGCCGTGCAGCACAAGGCCGGGGTCCGCGCGGTGGCACTGGGTTCGGCCAGGGCCCGGCCGGAGGTCCCGGCGGTGGCGGCCGAGTTCCTGGGGCGACAGCGGATGCTGCTGATCGGAGCCCTGGGGCGGAACGGGCTCCCGTGGGCGACGGCCCTGACCGGTCCCGAGGGGTTCGCCGAGGCCGTGGACGAGCGGACCGTGGTGATCAAGGCGGTGCCGGGTGGGCACGACCCGCTGGCGGGGCTGGACGAGGGCGAGATCGGGATGCTCGCGATCGAGCCGTGGAGCAGGCGCAGGATGCGGGTCAACGGCACGGTCCTGCGGGACGGCGGGCGACTGGTCGTCCGCACCGAGCAGACGTACGCCAACTGCCCCAAGTACATCCAGGCGCGGGACGTCGTCGCGGAGGTCACCGGGCCCGCCACCGGCTCCTCCTCGGCGACCGCGTTCGGCGACGGCGACCGCGCGTGGATCGAAGGCGCCGACACGTTCTTCATCGCCACCTCGGCCCCCGGCCTCGGCGCCGATCTGTCGCACCGGGGCGGCAACCCGGGGTTCGTCCGGGTGATGGGCGACCGGCGGCTGGTCTGGCCGGACTACGTCGGCAACTCGATGTACATGACGCTCGGGAACCTGGAACTGGACGAACGCTGCGGCCTGCTCTTCCTCGACTGGGAGAACGGCGACGCCCTGCACCTGACCGGGCGTGCCCGCGTCGACTGGGATCCGGGCGGCGTCCCGGGGGCCCAGCGGCTGGTCGGGTTCGAGCTGGACCGGATCATCCGCGTACAGGGAGCCGGCCCGCTCCGCTGGCGGCTCGGGGAGTACTCCCGGCACAACCCACCGGCGCATGCCGCCCTCACGGCGGGCTTCGGCCTCACGGCAGGCCCCGGTCGGGGAGAGGGGCCGTGA
- a CDS encoding VOC family protein encodes MTFQTGHVGLNVSDLDRSTDFYSKIFGFEVLAESGEADRRYAFLGRDGELVLTLWQQSDGRFATGLPGLHHLSFQVPDIETVRRAEEAIRAVGATIHHDGVVAHGEGASSGGVFFEDPDGIRLEIYAPTGAEGSPVPVATAPTCGFF; translated from the coding sequence ATGACCTTCCAGACCGGCCATGTCGGCCTCAACGTCTCCGACCTCGACAGGTCCACGGACTTCTACTCGAAGATCTTCGGCTTCGAGGTCCTCGCCGAGTCCGGCGAGGCGGATCGCCGGTACGCCTTCCTCGGCCGCGACGGCGAGCTGGTGCTCACCCTCTGGCAGCAGAGCGACGGCCGCTTCGCCACCGGACTGCCCGGCCTGCACCACCTGTCCTTCCAGGTTCCCGACATCGAGACGGTCCGCAGGGCCGAGGAGGCGATCAGGGCGGTCGGCGCCACCATCCACCACGACGGCGTGGTGGCGCACGGCGAGGGCGCGTCCTCGGGAGGCGTGTTCTTCGAGGACCCGGACGGAATCCGGCTGGAGATCTACGCGCCCACCGGCGCCGAAGGCTCCCCGGTTCCAGTGGCCACCGCCCCCACCTGCGGCTTCTTCTAG
- a CDS encoding CGNR zinc finger domain-containing protein, with product MSALEFVSTVRATRTGLTDLLADVEGMTAWARAHAAELGIGPDFTASEGLRREVVELRQAVRALFARAVAPGAASDADAHRLPDFAESLDLVNAVALAVPSAPRLEWPAGEAPRAGTVPGVGATESERIRAVLATSVIELLAGPRREQIRVCPAPRCVLYFVKEHARQEWCSVGCGNRARAARHYRQHRDG from the coding sequence ATGTCGGCCCTGGAGTTCGTCAGTACCGTCCGCGCAACGCGGACCGGTCTGACGGACCTGCTCGCCGACGTCGAGGGCATGACCGCGTGGGCCCGGGCACACGCCGCCGAGCTGGGCATCGGCCCGGACTTCACCGCCTCTGAGGGCTTGCGGCGCGAGGTGGTCGAGCTGCGGCAGGCCGTGCGGGCGCTCTTCGCCAGGGCCGTGGCGCCGGGCGCCGCGAGCGACGCGGACGCGCACCGGCTCCCGGACTTCGCCGAGTCGCTCGACCTGGTCAACGCCGTGGCGCTGGCCGTGCCGTCGGCCCCGCGATTGGAGTGGCCCGCCGGAGAGGCCCCCCGGGCAGGGACGGTCCCGGGTGTCGGGGCCACGGAGTCCGAACGGATCCGGGCGGTCCTCGCGACGTCGGTGATCGAACTGCTGGCCGGACCACGGCGCGAGCAGATCCGCGTCTGCCCCGCCCCCCGCTGCGTGCTCTATTTCGTCAAGGAGCACGCCCGGCAGGAGTGGTGCTCGGTCGGCTGCGGCAACCGGGCCCGCGCCGCCCGCCACTACCGCCAGCACCGGGACGGCTGA